A region of Streptomyces cinnamoneus DNA encodes the following proteins:
- a CDS encoding PP2C family protein-serine/threonine phosphatase, whose product MSRRLPLALVLAYLAAVVCIDLMTPAYLRLDVYAALAPVTAAAICTYRQTVFVGIADFLLMAAHHGVMPGEASLVNRVGAVLGNLLIVGASIVMARLRRDGEALLERVRATGEAAQRALLRPLPLRTHSVVVDGFYVSSQREALIGGDIYEVVDTPYGTRVLIGDVRGKGLGTLGAGAAVLTAFREAAYHRRDLGSGVVAMEQGLHRYHRSAEYQERARNGHAAEEFVTALVLGTEEDPAASAGAPGRIPVVFVDCGHPAPFLIGADGGVRELQTEEPGLPLGLGDLVDQPRPVQRVVLPPDSRVLACTDGVTEARAPDGGFYPLAERLDAWAALPTPELLGRLRADLAAHTGGRLQDDVAVLVVERASGPPARPEVSG is encoded by the coding sequence GTGTCGCGCAGACTGCCCCTTGCGCTCGTCCTCGCCTATCTCGCGGCCGTGGTGTGCATCGACCTGATGACCCCGGCCTACCTGCGGCTGGACGTGTACGCCGCCCTCGCCCCGGTGACGGCCGCCGCTATCTGCACCTATCGGCAGACGGTGTTCGTGGGCATCGCCGACTTCCTGCTGATGGCGGCCCACCACGGGGTGATGCCGGGCGAGGCGTCGCTCGTCAACCGCGTCGGGGCGGTGCTGGGCAACCTCCTCATCGTCGGCGCCAGCATCGTGATGGCCCGGCTGCGGCGCGACGGCGAGGCGCTCCTGGAGCGGGTGCGGGCCACCGGCGAGGCCGCCCAGCGGGCGCTGCTGCGGCCGCTGCCCCTGCGCACGCACTCCGTGGTCGTGGACGGCTTCTACGTGTCCTCGCAGCGGGAGGCGCTCATCGGCGGCGACATCTACGAGGTCGTCGACACCCCCTACGGCACCCGGGTGCTGATCGGTGACGTGCGGGGCAAGGGGCTCGGCACGCTGGGGGCGGGGGCGGCGGTGCTCACGGCGTTCCGGGAGGCGGCCTACCACCGGCGGGACCTGGGCAGCGGGGTGGTGGCGATGGAGCAGGGGCTCCACCGCTACCACCGGTCGGCGGAGTACCAGGAGCGGGCCCGCAACGGGCACGCGGCGGAGGAGTTCGTGACGGCGCTGGTCCTCGGCACGGAGGAGGACCCGGCGGCGTCGGCCGGGGCGCCCGGCCGGATCCCCGTGGTGTTCGTCGACTGCGGGCACCCGGCGCCCTTCCTGATCGGCGCCGACGGCGGGGTGCGGGAGCTGCAGACGGAGGAGCCGGGGCTGCCGCTGGGGCTCGGCGATCTGGTGGACCAGCCGCGGCCGGTCCAGCGCGTCGTCCTGCCCCCGGACAGCCGGGTGCTGGCCTGCACGGACGGCGTGACCGAGGCGCGGGCACCGGACGGCGGCTTCTATCCGCTCGCCGAACGGCTGGACGCCTGGGCCGCCCTGCCCACCCCCGAGCTGCTGGGGAGGCTGCGCGCCGACCTCGCCGCGCACACCGGCGGCCGGCTCCAGGACGACGTGGCGGTGCTGGTGGTGGAGCGGGCGTCCGGTCCCCCGGCCCGGCCGGAGGTCAGCGGTTGA
- a CDS encoding FecCD family ABC transporter permease, whose translation MAALATAKRGDDREAGVRTVRAGWACAALGAALLVALVASVCLGSTSVEPGEVWSAVLRGVTGREPAPGTQDLIVWRLRVPRALLAALVGAGLGLVGTATQALVRNPLGDPYLLGVSSGASLGAVAAIVLGASAGGALGLGLSAAAFAGALLSFALVWTFARRAGDFSPLRLVLAGVGIGQFLSGFTHYLVLQAGDEQQTHGALFWMMGSLGGAQWDTLTLPAVAVLLGLAALLARSRALNAMLMGDETAASLGVDVGRLRRELFVVTSLLTGVLVAVSGAIGFVGLMVPHACRMVVGGDHRRLLPVAALFGALLLVVVDLLARTALPDQELPVGVVTALIGAPTLLYLLDRRLERS comes from the coding sequence GTGGCGGCCCTCGCCACCGCGAAGAGGGGCGACGACCGCGAGGCGGGCGTCCGCACGGTGCGGGCCGGCTGGGCCTGCGCCGCGCTGGGCGCCGCCCTGCTGGTGGCGCTGGTCGCCTCCGTGTGCCTGGGCTCGACATCGGTCGAGCCCGGCGAGGTGTGGTCGGCGGTGCTGCGCGGCGTCACCGGCCGGGAGCCCGCGCCCGGCACGCAGGATCTGATCGTGTGGCGGCTGCGGGTGCCGCGCGCCCTGCTGGCGGCCCTGGTGGGCGCGGGGCTGGGCCTGGTCGGCACGGCCACCCAGGCGCTGGTGCGCAATCCGCTGGGGGACCCCTATCTGCTGGGCGTCTCCAGCGGGGCGTCGCTGGGCGCGGTCGCGGCGATCGTGCTGGGCGCGAGCGCGGGCGGGGCGCTGGGCCTGGGGCTGTCGGCGGCCGCGTTCGCCGGGGCGCTGCTGTCCTTCGCGCTGGTGTGGACGTTCGCCCGGCGCGCGGGAGACTTCTCGCCGCTGCGGCTGGTGCTGGCGGGGGTGGGCATCGGGCAGTTCCTGTCGGGCTTCACCCACTACCTGGTGCTCCAGGCCGGTGACGAACAGCAGACGCACGGGGCGCTGTTCTGGATGATGGGCTCCCTCGGCGGCGCCCAGTGGGACACGCTCACCCTGCCCGCGGTGGCGGTGCTGCTGGGGCTGGCGGCCCTGCTGGCCCGTTCCCGGGCGCTGAACGCGATGCTGATGGGCGACGAGACCGCCGCCAGCCTGGGCGTGGACGTGGGCCGGCTGCGGCGCGAGCTGTTCGTCGTCACCAGCCTGCTCACCGGGGTGCTGGTGGCCGTCTCGGGGGCCATCGGCTTCGTGGGGCTGATGGTGCCGCACGCCTGCCGGATGGTGGTGGGCGGCGACCACCGCCGGCTGCTGCCGGTGGCCGCGCTGTTCGGGGCGCTGCTGCTGGTGGTCGTCGACCTGCTGGCCCGTACCGCGCTGCCGGACCAGGAGCTGCCGGTGGGCGTGGTGACCGCACTGATCGGTGCGCCGACGCTGCTGTATCTGCTGGACCGCCGCCTGGAGAGGTCGTAG
- a CDS encoding heavy metal translocating P-type ATPase: protein MSTTTTGTTGTTDSAVVTELIVGGMTCAACVARIEKKLGRLEGVSAGVNLATGRARVTHPAAVTAEELMAVVVAAGFTAALPAPEPAKGAEEPAAPAGTAPATDRLLITALLAVPVLVLSMVPALQFRNWQWLCFALASPVAVWGSWPFHERALRGLRHSTATMDTLVSLGVLASYAWSAYALFLGGAGEPGMQMPFTLVPSATGGTADVYLEAVVGVPLFVLTGRLLEARARHGTGSALRALASLAAKEVAVRAADGTERRIPVEDLRVGDHFVVRPGEKVATDGVVVAGASALDLSLVTGESAPVEAGPGTAVIGGAVNSGGLLEVRAEAVGADTQLARIARLVEEAQAGKARVQRLADAVAGVFVPAVLAVAVTVLGFWLGAGASPQAAVTAAVAVLVVACPCALGLATPTALLAATGRGAGLGILVGGPQALEGLRRVDTVVLDKTGTLTTGSMTVTEVTARAGGLGRDAALRLAAAAEAGSEHPVGRAIHAHAVEAAGPEAKALPAAAGFTATAGVGVRAEVAGRLVEVGRPRPGGEHGAPAGDLADALHRAERAGHTAVVVHVDGTPEAVVALGDTVRAGSYRAVDHLKRLGLRPVLATGDSEAAARAVAGELGIAEVHARATPEDKAALVRTLRERGHRVAVIGDGVNDTAALAGADLGIAMGSGTDAAIGAADVTLVREDMSALADAVRLARRTSVTVRSNLAWAFGYNLVTVPLAAVGLLNPMVAAAAMSASSLLVVGNSLRLRGWQPRPAGSRNSRGGI, encoded by the coding sequence ATGAGCACGACCACCACGGGAACCACCGGCACCACGGATTCCGCCGTCGTCACCGAGCTGATCGTCGGCGGCATGACCTGCGCGGCCTGTGTGGCGCGCATCGAGAAGAAGCTGGGCCGGCTGGAGGGGGTGAGCGCCGGCGTCAACCTGGCCACCGGCCGGGCCCGCGTCACCCACCCCGCCGCCGTGACGGCCGAGGAACTGATGGCCGTCGTGGTGGCCGCGGGTTTCACCGCCGCGCTGCCCGCACCCGAGCCGGCGAAGGGGGCCGAGGAGCCGGCGGCGCCGGCGGGCACCGCGCCGGCCACCGACCGGCTGCTGATCACCGCGCTGCTGGCCGTGCCGGTCCTGGTGCTGTCCATGGTGCCGGCCCTGCAGTTCCGCAACTGGCAGTGGCTGTGCTTCGCCCTGGCCAGCCCGGTGGCCGTGTGGGGCTCGTGGCCCTTCCACGAGCGTGCGCTGCGCGGGCTGCGCCACTCGACGGCGACCATGGACACCCTCGTCTCCCTCGGCGTGCTCGCCTCGTACGCCTGGTCGGCGTACGCGCTGTTCCTCGGCGGCGCCGGGGAGCCGGGCATGCAAATGCCGTTCACGCTCGTGCCGTCGGCCACGGGCGGCACGGCGGACGTCTATCTGGAGGCCGTGGTCGGCGTACCGCTGTTCGTGCTGACCGGCCGGCTCCTGGAGGCGCGGGCCCGGCACGGCACGGGGTCGGCGCTGCGGGCGCTCGCCTCGCTCGCGGCGAAGGAGGTGGCCGTACGGGCCGCCGACGGCACGGAACGCCGGATCCCGGTCGAGGACCTGCGCGTGGGTGACCACTTCGTCGTGCGGCCCGGCGAGAAGGTCGCCACCGACGGCGTCGTCGTCGCGGGCGCCTCCGCCCTGGACCTGTCCCTGGTCACCGGTGAGAGCGCGCCGGTGGAGGCCGGCCCGGGCACGGCCGTGATCGGCGGAGCCGTCAACTCCGGCGGGCTGCTGGAGGTACGGGCCGAGGCGGTCGGTGCCGACACGCAACTCGCCCGCATCGCCCGGCTGGTGGAGGAGGCCCAGGCGGGCAAGGCCCGGGTGCAGCGCCTCGCGGACGCGGTCGCGGGCGTGTTCGTCCCGGCCGTCCTCGCCGTCGCCGTCACCGTCCTCGGCTTCTGGCTGGGCGCCGGGGCGTCACCGCAGGCCGCCGTCACCGCGGCGGTCGCGGTGCTCGTCGTCGCCTGCCCCTGCGCCCTGGGCCTGGCCACCCCGACCGCCCTGCTGGCCGCCACCGGACGGGGAGCCGGCCTCGGCATCCTGGTCGGCGGCCCGCAGGCCCTGGAGGGGCTGCGCCGGGTGGACACCGTGGTGCTCGACAAGACGGGCACGCTGACGACCGGTTCGATGACGGTGACGGAGGTGACGGCCCGCGCCGGCGGCCTCGGCCGTGACGCCGCGCTGCGGCTGGCCGCGGCGGCGGAGGCGGGCTCGGAGCACCCGGTCGGCCGGGCGATCCACGCCCACGCGGTGGAGGCCGCGGGACCGGAGGCGAAGGCCCTGCCGGCCGCGGCCGGCTTCACCGCCACGGCGGGCGTCGGCGTGCGGGCCGAGGTGGCGGGCCGGCTGGTGGAGGTGGGCCGGCCCCGGCCCGGCGGCGAGCACGGCGCACCCGCCGGCGACCTCGCCGACGCCCTCCACCGCGCCGAGCGGGCCGGCCACACGGCCGTCGTCGTGCACGTGGACGGCACCCCCGAGGCCGTCGTCGCCCTCGGCGACACCGTACGGGCCGGCAGCTACCGCGCCGTCGACCACCTCAAGCGGCTCGGCCTGCGCCCCGTGCTGGCGACCGGCGACAGCGAGGCCGCGGCCCGCGCCGTCGCCGGCGAACTCGGCATCGCCGAGGTGCACGCCCGGGCCACGCCCGAGGACAAGGCCGCCCTCGTCCGCACCCTGCGCGAGCGCGGACACCGGGTCGCCGTCATCGGCGACGGGGTGAACGACACGGCCGCCCTCGCGGGCGCGGACCTGGGCATCGCCATGGGCAGCGGCACGGACGCGGCCATCGGGGCGGCGGACGTGACGCTCGTCCGCGAGGACATGAGCGCGCTGGCGGACGCCGTCCGGCTGGCCCGGCGCACCTCCGTGACGGTGCGGTCCAACCTGGCCTGGGCGTTCGGCTACAACCTGGTCACCGTGCCGCTCGCCGCCGTCGGGCTGCTGAACCCGATGGTGGCCGCGGCGGCCATGTCCGCCAGCTCGCTGCTGGTCGTGGGCAACAGCCTGCGGCTGCGCGGCTGGCAGCCGCGGCCCGCCGGCAGCCGGAACTCCCGAGGTGGAATCTGA
- a CDS encoding cytochrome P450 family protein translates to MPLPDPVPLYGPEYKRDPYPLYARMRDAGPVHRVLFPSGVTAWLVTGHAAAQRTLADPRLGKNHALGNDRWRERASIMPEPQHSQLQVHLLHQDAPKHTAMRRLVTDAFAPRRVEELRPRFQRMADALVDAMPAGADSADLVRCFAARFPFQVLAEVIGLPPHLAARFRREWGKVVAPVGPTDPGRPAYEALLRELQEYIAEVVADRREHPGDGLLGRLVAARDEGELTPEELDSMIFQLLVAGQEPVTNQITTALVALTRHPRALERLRAEPELMPAAVEELMRLDSAFELTTWRFLAEDADLHGVRVPAGDSVIVSLCAANRDPERFPAPDTLDLDRSQGPHLAFGHGVHFCPGAALARIELQVALGTLIGRLPGLRLAVPDEDLPWIPAVLGRGVAELPVAFDPPVCPRPRG, encoded by the coding sequence GTGCCGCTGCCCGACCCCGTGCCCCTGTACGGCCCCGAGTACAAGCGCGACCCCTACCCGCTGTACGCGCGGATGCGCGACGCCGGGCCCGTTCACCGGGTGCTGTTCCCCAGCGGGGTCACCGCATGGCTGGTCACCGGTCACGCCGCCGCGCAGCGCACCCTCGCCGACCCCCGGCTGGGCAAGAACCACGCGCTCGGCAACGATCGCTGGCGCGAACGCGCCTCGATCATGCCCGAGCCGCAGCACTCCCAGCTCCAGGTCCACCTGCTCCACCAGGACGCCCCGAAGCACACCGCGATGCGCCGCCTGGTCACCGACGCCTTCGCGCCGCGCCGGGTCGAGGAGCTGCGGCCCCGTTTCCAGCGGATGGCCGACGCGCTCGTCGACGCGATGCCCGCCGGGGCGGACTCCGCGGATCTCGTGCGCTGCTTCGCCGCCCGCTTCCCCTTCCAGGTGCTCGCCGAGGTCATCGGGCTGCCCCCGCACCTGGCCGCGCGCTTCCGGCGGGAGTGGGGGAAGGTCGTGGCGCCCGTGGGTCCCACCGACCCCGGCCGGCCCGCGTACGAGGCGCTGCTGCGCGAACTCCAGGAGTACATCGCCGAAGTGGTCGCCGACCGGCGCGAGCACCCCGGTGACGGCCTCCTCGGCCGCCTGGTCGCCGCCCGCGACGAGGGCGAGCTGACCCCGGAGGAACTGGACTCCATGATCTTCCAGCTGCTGGTGGCCGGCCAGGAGCCGGTCACCAACCAGATCACCACCGCCCTGGTGGCCCTGACGCGCCATCCGCGGGCGCTGGAGCGGCTGCGCGCCGAGCCGGAGCTGATGCCGGCCGCCGTGGAGGAGCTGATGCGCCTCGACAGCGCCTTCGAGCTCACCACCTGGCGCTTCCTGGCCGAGGACGCCGACCTGCACGGCGTGCGGGTGCCCGCGGGCGACTCCGTCATCGTCTCCCTGTGCGCCGCCAACCGGGACCCCGAGCGCTTCCCCGCCCCCGACACCCTCGACCTCGACCGGTCCCAGGGCCCGCACCTGGCCTTCGGGCACGGCGTCCACTTCTGCCCGGGCGCGGCCCTGGCCCGCATCGAACTCCAGGTCGCCCTCGGCACGCTGATCGGCCGCCTGCCGGGGCTCCGCCTCGCCGTCCCCGACGAGGACCTGCCCTGGATCCCCGCGGTCCTCGGCCGCGGCGTCGCCGAACTGCCCGTCGCCTTCGACCCGCCCGTCTGCCCCCGCCCCCGTGGATGA
- a CDS encoding zf-HC2 domain-containing protein, with translation MLCSDVRTALSARVDGEELPPGVSGAALDAHARGCAECRGWAERARRLKALAACLDAG, from the coding sequence GTGCTTTGCAGTGATGTTCGTACCGCCCTGTCCGCCCGCGTCGACGGGGAGGAGCTGCCGCCGGGCGTGTCCGGCGCCGCGCTCGACGCCCACGCCCGGGGCTGTGCGGAGTGCCGCGGATGGGCCGAGCGGGCGCGGCGGCTCAAGGCGCTCGCGGCGTGTCTGGATGCCGGCTGA
- a CDS encoding ABC transporter substrate-binding protein, producing the protein MRPRAWCGVLAAVALAATACGGGGTEKADDAGASAGSRAGFPVTVGDCTGAKTTFDSAPRRIVTSNAAGLELLMWLGAGDKVVGTGFPPGSGVLPGQYAESGAKVPVLGKTVIPKEKLLGSGADLYVDSFSSMKNMGKMGDAPTAEEFKAAGIKHVFLKSTACASMSKAPRTDLSGVEADVEEMGRITGTSQRAAELVAAMRKKTGEVRDALKDVPADKRPTYFLFDYDAGTKQPMAVCNRQVANAVITQAGGRNVFADCDGDFKPVGWEDVVAKNPDWIQLAVRNRGSEDADRKAFEEAEKFLREFPATAGLDAVKEGRFLRVASERTTIGGVRSADTVREIAHALHPDRVK; encoded by the coding sequence ATGCGCCCTCGTGCGTGGTGCGGTGTGCTGGCCGCTGTGGCCCTGGCGGCGACGGCTTGTGGCGGCGGTGGGACGGAGAAGGCCGACGACGCGGGCGCGAGCGCGGGCTCCCGGGCCGGCTTCCCCGTGACCGTCGGCGACTGCACGGGGGCGAAGACCACGTTCGACTCCGCGCCGCGCCGCATCGTCACCAGCAACGCCGCGGGCCTGGAGCTGCTGATGTGGCTGGGCGCGGGCGACAAGGTCGTGGGCACGGGCTTCCCGCCGGGCAGCGGCGTGCTGCCCGGCCAGTACGCGGAGAGCGGGGCGAAGGTGCCGGTGCTCGGCAAGACCGTGATCCCCAAGGAGAAGCTGCTCGGCTCGGGCGCGGACCTGTACGTCGACTCGTTCTCCTCCATGAAGAACATGGGCAAGATGGGCGACGCCCCGACGGCCGAGGAGTTCAAGGCGGCCGGCATCAAGCACGTCTTCCTCAAGTCGACCGCCTGCGCGTCGATGAGCAAGGCCCCGCGCACCGACCTGTCGGGCGTGGAGGCCGACGTCGAGGAGATGGGCAGGATCACCGGCACCTCGCAGCGGGCCGCCGAGCTGGTCGCCGCCATGCGCAAGAAGACCGGCGAGGTGCGGGACGCGCTCAAGGACGTGCCCGCCGACAAGCGGCCCACCTACTTCCTCTTCGACTACGACGCCGGCACCAAGCAGCCGATGGCCGTCTGCAACCGCCAGGTCGCCAACGCGGTGATCACCCAGGCCGGCGGCCGGAACGTCTTCGCCGACTGCGACGGCGACTTCAAGCCGGTCGGCTGGGAGGACGTCGTGGCCAAGAACCCCGACTGGATCCAGCTGGCCGTGCGCAACCGCGGCAGCGAGGACGCCGACCGCAAGGCCTTCGAGGAGGCCGAGAAGTTCCTGCGCGAGTTCCCCGCGACCGCCGGCCTGGACGCCGTCAAGGAGGGCCGCTTCCTGCGCGTCGCCTCCGAGCGCACCACCATCGGCGGGGTGCGCTCCGCGGACACGGTGCGGGAGATCGCGCACGCGCTGCACCCGGACCGGGTCAAGTAG
- a CDS encoding copper chaperone PCu(A)C, giving the protein MNPSHPKNPNGPAKDSLLRTARAALVPLAAGAVALGGLTAWTASGAAGRPAAVTVEDASVLVPFGIDDTAAMVRLRNTGDADDELVGVDVPSAGGAMLSRTVVRNGAGSMRMVASATVPAHGTLEMSPHGLDIMVYRPPKVRVGDRLPFVLRFRKSGTVRGEALVVRAGSRPKAGTR; this is encoded by the coding sequence ATGAACCCGTCGCACCCGAAGAATCCGAACGGTCCGGCGAAGGACTCGCTGCTCCGCACCGCCCGGGCCGCCCTCGTGCCGCTCGCGGCCGGCGCGGTGGCGCTCGGCGGCCTCACCGCCTGGACGGCCTCCGGCGCGGCCGGCCGGCCCGCGGCGGTCACCGTGGAGGACGCGAGCGTGCTGGTGCCGTTCGGCATCGACGACACGGCCGCGATGGTGCGGCTGCGCAACACCGGCGACGCGGACGACGAGCTCGTCGGCGTCGACGTGCCGTCCGCGGGCGGTGCGATGCTCAGCCGCACGGTGGTCAGGAACGGCGCGGGCTCCATGCGGATGGTCGCCTCCGCGACCGTCCCCGCGCACGGCACGCTGGAGATGTCTCCGCACGGGCTGGACATCATGGTCTACCGGCCGCCGAAGGTGCGCGTCGGCGACCGGCTCCCCTTCGTCCTGCGGTTCCGCAAGAGCGGGACCGTGCGCGGCGAGGCGCTGGTCGTACGGGCGGGCAGCCGTCCAAAGGCGGGCACCCGCTGA
- a CDS encoding ABC transporter ATP-binding protein — protein MRIAVEDLDVALSGRTVVSGVRIVAEDGEIAGLVGPNGSGKSTVLRTVYRHLRPHAGRVLVGGTDIRALSPAESARQVAALPQERGSDFELSVREVVAMGRTPYKRAFAGEDRGDAGLVESALERVGMVGAGRRRFSALSGGERQRVLLARALAQDPRVLVLDEPTNHLDVRHQVELLALLREQRRTTLLALHDLNAAASVCDRLHVLHGGAVVASGTPREVLTADLLAEVFGVRAAVVEHPLTGDPLIAFDHRAPAALTPVS, from the coding sequence ATGAGGATCGCCGTCGAGGACCTGGACGTGGCCCTGTCCGGCCGGACCGTGGTGTCCGGGGTACGGATCGTGGCCGAGGACGGGGAGATCGCGGGCCTGGTGGGGCCCAACGGCAGCGGCAAGTCGACCGTGCTGCGGACCGTCTACCGGCATCTGCGCCCGCACGCCGGGCGGGTGCTCGTGGGCGGTACGGACATCCGCGCGCTGTCTCCCGCGGAGTCCGCCCGGCAGGTGGCGGCGCTGCCGCAGGAGCGGGGCAGCGACTTCGAGCTGTCGGTCCGTGAGGTCGTCGCCATGGGGCGTACGCCCTACAAGCGGGCCTTCGCGGGCGAGGACCGGGGCGATGCCGGCCTGGTCGAGTCGGCTCTGGAGCGCGTCGGCATGGTGGGGGCCGGGCGGCGGCGGTTCTCCGCGCTGTCCGGTGGCGAGCGCCAGCGGGTGCTGCTGGCCAGGGCGCTGGCCCAGGACCCCCGGGTGCTGGTCCTGGACGAGCCGACCAACCACCTGGACGTCCGTCACCAGGTCGAGCTGCTGGCCCTGTTGCGCGAGCAGCGCCGCACGACGCTGCTCGCCCTGCACGACCTCAACGCCGCCGCCTCCGTGTGCGACCGTCTGCACGTGCTGCACGGCGGGGCGGTGGTGGCCTCGGGGACGCCGCGCGAGGTGCTCACCGCCGATCTGCTGGCGGAGGTGTTCGGAGTGCGGGCCGCCGTGGTCGAGCACCCGCTGACCGGCGACCCGCTGATCGCCTTCGACCACCGGGCGCCGGCCGCGCTGACACCGGTCAGCTGA
- a CDS encoding sigma-70 family RNA polymerase sigma factor, which yields MRDDEKVTAWALAARAGDGDAVERFIRATQSDVRRYVARLSNDPQGADDLVQETFLRALRSLPRFEGRSSARTWLLSIARRTVVDRLRFQAARPRLSDTDDWLSAAERAQSAALPGFDEGVALSQLLDRLPYERREAFVLTQMLGLPYAEAAVVAGCPVGTVRSRVARAREALIGQLETAERAAAARVPALAG from the coding sequence GTGCGTGACGACGAGAAGGTGACCGCCTGGGCGCTGGCCGCGCGCGCCGGCGACGGCGACGCGGTGGAACGGTTCATCCGCGCCACCCAGAGCGACGTGCGGCGGTACGTGGCACGGCTCAGCAACGACCCGCAGGGCGCGGACGACCTCGTACAGGAGACGTTCCTGCGCGCCCTGCGCTCGCTCCCGCGCTTCGAGGGCCGTTCCTCGGCCCGCACCTGGCTGCTGTCCATCGCCCGCCGCACGGTCGTGGACCGGCTCCGCTTCCAGGCGGCCCGTCCCCGGCTGTCGGACACGGACGACTGGCTGTCGGCCGCCGAGCGGGCCCAGTCGGCGGCGCTGCCCGGCTTCGACGAGGGCGTGGCCCTCTCGCAGCTCCTCGACCGCCTGCCCTACGAGCGCCGCGAGGCGTTCGTGCTCACCCAGATGCTGGGCCTGCCCTACGCCGAGGCCGCAGTGGTCGCCGGCTGCCCGGTCGGCACGGTGCGCTCGCGCGTGGCGCGTGCGCGTGAGGCGCTGATCGGCCAGCTTGAGACGGCCGAGCGCGCCGCGGCGGCGCGGGTGCCCGCGCTGGCCGGCTAG
- a CDS encoding PIG-L deacetylase family protein, with product MTDQLAEMPTDWQRALAIVAHPDDLEYGASAAVATWTDAGRECAYLLATFGEAGIDTVTPAEAAPLREAEQRASAAAVGVESVEFLGHTDGVVEYGTALRREFAAAIRRHRPELVLTLNHHDTWPGGTYWNTPDHRAVGRAAIDAVADAGNRWIFPDLVDDGLMPWTGVRYVAVAGSPRPTHAVDAAAGLERAVRSLLCHRSYIEALTDQDPETYCRTFLEGQTTAVAGRFGGRPGVAFELLLNR from the coding sequence ATGACCGACCAGCTCGCCGAGATGCCCACCGACTGGCAGCGCGCCCTCGCCATCGTGGCCCACCCCGACGACCTCGAATACGGGGCCTCCGCCGCCGTCGCCACCTGGACGGACGCCGGCCGGGAGTGCGCGTACCTGCTCGCCACGTTCGGGGAGGCCGGCATCGACACCGTCACGCCCGCCGAGGCCGCGCCCCTGCGCGAGGCCGAGCAGCGGGCCAGCGCCGCGGCCGTGGGTGTCGAGAGCGTCGAGTTCCTGGGGCACACCGACGGGGTCGTCGAGTACGGCACCGCGCTGCGCCGCGAGTTCGCCGCCGCGATCCGGCGGCACCGCCCCGAGCTGGTGCTGACCCTCAACCACCACGACACCTGGCCCGGCGGCACGTACTGGAACACCCCCGACCACCGGGCCGTCGGCCGGGCCGCCATCGACGCCGTCGCCGACGCGGGCAACCGCTGGATCTTCCCCGACCTGGTCGACGACGGCCTGATGCCCTGGACGGGCGTGCGGTACGTGGCCGTCGCCGGCTCCCCGCGGCCCACCCACGCCGTGGACGCCGCCGCCGGACTGGAACGGGCCGTGCGGTCCCTGCTGTGCCACCGCAGCTACATCGAGGCGCTGACCGACCAGGACCCGGAGACGTACTGCCGGACCTTCCTGGAGGGGCAGACGACGGCGGTCGCCGGGCGCTTCGGCGGCCGGCCGGGCGTGGCCTTCGAGCTGCTGCTCAACCGCTGA
- a CDS encoding L-tyrosine/L-tryptophan isonitrile synthase family protein produces MSLDTLTPTASRTSVEAQVLGLLLPHHRTTGAGSADPADHPEQLRQIRQFTEAGETIVLTLPGFPCKSPNPAKVLGHLPDEGERLSLAFLDRLCARVGEVYEPGARMVICSDGHIFGDVIHVPDAHVDAYGDELRALIARAGLRHLDIFDLRHVHGDLDYDTKRALVTKAYAPARATLREQVRADEETARLYRGVTRFLVEDTADFPGTRSALQRECRSRAYDVIARSRAWGDLVAAHHPRSVRLSIHPQRPGAEKFGIRLLDAADAWATPWHTAVLRTPGGGARLMHRARAEQLGRLVLKDGRPSHYESRYEAVS; encoded by the coding sequence ATGAGTCTCGACACCCTCACCCCCACCGCATCCCGCACCTCCGTCGAAGCGCAGGTCCTCGGCCTCCTCCTGCCCCACCACCGCACCACCGGGGCGGGCTCGGCGGACCCCGCCGACCACCCGGAGCAGCTGCGGCAGATACGGCAGTTCACCGAGGCGGGGGAGACCATCGTCCTCACCCTCCCCGGCTTCCCCTGCAAGTCCCCCAACCCCGCCAAGGTCCTCGGCCACCTCCCCGACGAGGGCGAGCGCCTCTCGCTGGCCTTCCTCGACCGGCTGTGCGCGCGCGTCGGCGAGGTGTACGAGCCCGGGGCCCGCATGGTGATCTGCTCCGACGGCCACATCTTCGGAGACGTCATCCACGTCCCCGACGCGCACGTCGACGCCTACGGGGACGAGCTGCGCGCCCTGATCGCCCGGGCGGGCCTGCGCCACCTCGACATCTTCGACCTGCGGCACGTCCACGGGGACCTGGACTACGACACCAAGCGCGCCCTGGTCACGAAGGCGTACGCCCCCGCCCGCGCGACGCTGCGGGAGCAGGTGCGCGCCGACGAGGAGACCGCCCGCCTCTACCGCGGCGTCACCCGCTTCCTGGTGGAGGACACCGCGGACTTCCCCGGCACCCGGTCGGCGCTCCAGCGCGAGTGCCGGTCGCGGGCGTACGACGTCATCGCCCGCAGCCGCGCCTGGGGCGACCTCGTCGCCGCCCACCACCCGCGCTCCGTACGGCTGTCGATCCACCCGCAGCGGCCGGGCGCGGAGAAGTTCGGCATCCGCCTCCTCGACGCGGCCGACGCCTGGGCGACGCCCTGGCACACGGCCGTGCTCCGCACCCCCGGCGGCGGGGCCCGGCTGATGCACCGCGCCCGCGCGGAGCAGCTGGGGCGCCTCGTCCTGAAGGACGGGCGCCCCAGCCACTACGAAAGCCGCTACGAAGCGGTCAGCTGA